CGCGGGCCATGGGCAGGGCGTGGGCGCCCATGTTGGCTCCGAGGTCGAGAGCAGTCATGCCCGGCGCGAGGCGGCGCCGAAGGCATCTGGCCGTGGCGGGCTCGTAGGAGCCGAAGCAATAGATGGAAAGGTCTATTCCCTCCTGCAAATCAAGCTCCCAAAGGATCCCGCTCCTTCGGCACGAGACATTGGCCTTGTCCCGGCCGAGCGCTGAAATCCAGAACCCGGCCGCTCGGCCAAGGACGCGGGCCAGGAGAAGCTTGTTTCGGGTCGAGAGGTTCAGGGTCTACTCCAGGGCGCGTCGAGCCGCCTCGGAGAGGCCCCCATCCAACCGGGACCTGTCCAGCCCGAAGGAGCGCCCGAAGCGCGTGGCCGGCGTCAGATACATCCAGGTCGCCAAGAGCCTCTCGCCTTTGGTGGCGTAGCCTCCGCGATGGAAGCCGCTGGTGTCGCAGAACACCATGGTCCCGGCCGGGCACTCGCAGGAAACGCGCGCCCCGGGCGGCACCTCCCTCTCGATCCGGGCTTGATCGGGGTAGGAGTAGATGCCGCCCCCGCCGGCCAACGGGAACAAATGGGCGTACGGGCCGCCGGGGCGGCTTCCGGGGATGTATTCGAGAGGACCGGAGGCCGGCCCCACGTCGGAGAGGCAATAGAAGGCCTTGACGAGCCTGCGGTCCTCGGGGTCGCGGTGCCAATTCTGGGAGTTCTGCCGGGGCCGCTCGGAGTCCACCGGGATCGTATACCATACGTTGGCGCCCTTGAGCTTGGAAAACAGCTCCAAATAGCCGTTGGCGACGTTCAAGAGAGGTTCGCTTAAACCCAGGCGCAGAAGAGGGTGGTCCGGGGCCAGCATTTCGAAATCGGAGAGGAGCTTGACGATGTAGTCCTTTCCCGGACTGTCCTTGGGATCGCTTTGGTACCGGGCGATCCTGTCGGCAACCTTGGGACTGGAGGCGAAAGCCTTGGCCAGGGATTCGACATCCCGCAAGAGGGCCGCCCCCTCTTGCCCGAGCACCTCCGCCGCGGGAGCCATGGCGACCCCGCGAGCCTTAAGATCCGCGATCAACCGGGCCTGGACGGGAGCCTCCCTGCGGAGAGCGTCCTTCCACCGCCTGCGGCTCCCGGCATTGGCTCCCCAGCGCCAGTGGTATTCGAAGAGAAAACCTTGCCGAAGCCGCCGGGCGTAATCCCTCAGGACCGAAAATAACCGCCCCGAGAATATCAAGCTTCCAACTTTTGCGAGCATCGGCCTACCTGCGGGCCACCATGGTGTAGAGATGTTTGTCGCCCCGGTAATACTTCTGCGTGTGATAGGTGATCCGGACATGCGGGAATCCGAGGATTTTCGCGAACTCCGCCGCCAGCTCGGGAGGGAGTATCCACCAAGTCTCATAGGGATAGCGGCCCTCGGCGCGGGGCAAAAATTCCATGGCGCTGGGCGAGGCGAAGCGCCGGAGAAGATCCCTCTTCCAGCCCCGGCTGATGCTCGGCACGTCGGTCACGATCAAGGTGTCCCGGCAAAGGCGCGCGGCCCGGCACATGGCCTGAAAGGGATCGCGCACATGCAGCAGAATCGAGCCGAAGGTCACAATGTCCACTGGGCCGATGGCCTCCGGAACCTCGTAGACCGTGCCGTGAACGACCCGGGCCTTGGAGCCCAAGAGGCCGCGGGTCAGCCACCAGGCGTTGTTGGTCTTCTTGATGTGCTCGCGGCGCTTCTCCATGATGGCCTTCGCGTCGAACTTCGGGTGGACGTAGGGCACGATATCCCAGCTTTGGTTCTCGGACAGGTCGTAGCCCACGACCTCGGCTCCCTGCCTTTCCATGTAAAAGCACAGGTAGCCGTTGGCGGTCCCGATCTCGAGGACCCTCTTGCCCTTGAGCTCGCAGCGGCCAAGGTAGTCTGCCTCCCCTCCCCGCAGGTCCCATTCCCCCTTTTGGAGCCCGTGGCGCGGCAGGTCTATGGTATGGTAGAAGTAGCAGTCCTCCGGCGAAGCAACCTCTCGCGGGGGGGCATAGACGCCGTCTTTTTCCGGGCTCATGGGGTCTCTCCGTTAAGGACGCGCTTGGTGGCTTCCAAGTAAGCTCGGCCGTTTCTCAAGTCCGGCTCGAGGCAGGTGCCTTCGGCCCATTCATTCCAAGCGTTTATGAAAACGAAGGCTTCCGACCCGCGGGCCTTGAGGCCGCGGACCACGGCCGCCAGCCACGCCTCGTATATCCGCGGGGAGGCCCCCTTGAGGATGACCGCTCCCTGCCGTCGACGCGGGGAGTTGTCCCAGCCGGGCATCACGCAAGGCATGCGGCAATAGCCGGGATCGGGCCTATCCAGGGCCCGGGCCACGTACCCGGAATAGTCGTAAAGCCTGTGCTCGCGATACGCTTTAGGCGACAATCGGAGCTTTTCCAGGAAGCTCCAGAAAAGGCCGCGCCTTTGCGGAGTCCCCAAAAAGGCTCCGTGGGGATGATGCTCGACGCTGCCGTCAAATCCCATGTCCAAGGGGCTTTTGTACTTGGCGGGATAGTTGCTCTCGACGCTGCAGAGGTATATCTCTCCCACGCCCTGCTTGAGGCACTCCGAGCGCCAAAGCTCGGCCGTGCGGCGCGGATCGGGGAGATACCCCGCCCGGTACACCAGGAAAAGGGGCTTTCCCCCGACGCGGATGTAGCGACTGTCCCGGAAGGCACGGGCGAGCCAGCGGATGTGCTCCAAATCGTCCCGCTCGGAATAGGTCTGCTCCATCAGGCACTCCTGGCTCTGACCGTCCCAGGCACGGGTCCAGTTCTCGTTAGCCCAGCACAGGCAAAAGGGAAAATCCGGCCGGCCCGAGTCCAGGACCTCTTGGAACGGCCTTTCCAACAGGCGCTTGCCGTGGAACCAGTAGTGGTAGTAGCAGAAGCCGTGGATGCCGTGCTCGCGGGCCAAATCCGCCTGGGCTTGCCGGACCTCGGGCAGGCGCGGGTCGCAATAGCCCAGGTCCGCGGGCACGCGCGGGTGGGCGTGGCCGGGAAACAGGGGAACGGCCCGGGCCACGTTGGTCCATTCGGTGAATCCCGGCCCCCACCAACGGTCGTTCTCGGGGGTGGGGTGGAACTGCGGAAGGTAGAAGGCCACGGCCTTGATCGCGGGCTCAGGCATTCAATGGCCCAGCTTTCCGATCACGGCCCGGCGCAGGTCGAGGATGATGGGCGGAATGAATTTCTTGGCCGCGTCCCTCCAGTTCCGGAGAGGCTGCTCCCTGGGGAATTCCTTTAGGACCTCTCCGGGGCGGCTCTGCCACAAAGTCGCCCGGCCGCCGGCGCTCTCTCCCGCGGGCCGCCCGTTGGAGTAATAATACAGGGCCAGGGATTTGCGCGTCCAACCCTCGGGGCAGGACAGAGGATCGGGATGCCCATGGAAGGAGTTGTCCGCAGTCGCAAACACGACCAGGCGGTTGAAAACAGGGAGCACCCTTTTCTCGCAGCGGCTCATATCTCGGCTCCACAGCTCGAGCTGGCCGCCGTATTCCTCCTTCCAGCCCTTATTGAGGTAAACAATGGCGTTGAGCCGTCGGTCCAGGTTGAGCTTGGGATGCTTGCTGTAGTCGGCGTGAATCTTGAGGAAGCCCCCCCGCACGATCTGGTGCATTCCCCCGCCGAAGAGGTGGGGGTCCGGAAGGAGGCCCTCGATGCCGGTCAAGGTCCTCAAGAACATCAGGAAAGTGGAGGAGTTAAGCTGATAGACGAGGTAGCGGGTGTTGGGGCCAAGCTGGCCTTCGCTGTTGGATTGGAGCTTGAGCTGGCCCTTCTCCTTGTAGCGGATCCAGTCTATCTGGCCGGGAGCCTTGAATTCCTCCAAGACCTCTTCCAGGAAAGCCTCGGGAAGGAAATTGTCCACCACCAAGTGCGGGAAAGGCTTGGCCTGACGGAACTCCTCCTGGCGCCGCCGCGCCAGCCCCTGAAGCTCCTCCGCTTCGAAGAAGAAGGGGTAGCTCATGACAGCAGTGTAAAGCAATGCCGGAACTTTGTCAACAACAGCGCGACACCCCGACGGCCAAGGCTAGACGCCGCATGGATTAAGTATGATAGCGAAATGCTGCTTCAATTCGCGGCGGCGCTTTCCGCGGCCGCCTTGATCGGCATCGCCTGGGGTTCGGCGCGACAGCACCTCGGGGACGAGCGCGCCGCCCTCCTCGCCTTGGCCCTGCTTCTCGCCGCCTGCGGCCTGCGCCTGATTCTCCTTGACGGCCTGCTCAAAGAACCAGAACACGACGCCTGGTCCTATGCCCTGGAAGTCAAGCAGATTGCCGGCGGCGGCTTCAAGGGTTATTTGAACGGCTCCATGCGCCGTTCTCCTCTATTTCCTCTCATGGCCGCGGCCGTCTCGCGCTCGGGCTTGGATCCCTTCGCGAGCGCCAAGCTCCTGTGCAATCTCTTTTACCTGGGCCTGGTGCTTTTGACCTTCCTTTGCGGCAGGCTCCTGGCAGGCGCAGGGGCCGGGCTCCTGGCCGCGGGGCTCCTGGCCTTGAGCAATGGGATCCTGGACCTGGGAGTCAAGCCCTACTTGGATATTGCTTACACATTCTTTGCCGTGCTCAGCGTCTATCTCATTCTAGCGGCAAGATCCGAACCCAGGCCGCGGCATGCCGCGGCCCTCGCCTGCTCGGCCCTGGCCGCCGTCTACGCGCGCCCCGAGGGCCTCATCACCATGGGCACGCTCCTCGCCGCCAACGCGGCCTGGCCCGCGCGGAGCCCGCTGAAATACACGTTGGGCCCCGCGGCCCTTTATGCCCTCGGCATCTTGGCCGTGCGGCTTTGCTTCGACACCAGCCGCTGGGGGGTGCACGGAGTCGGGGGCTCGGCCTTCCTCCAGGCCACGGAATGCTACAGGCTTGATCCCAATGGGCTCAAGGCCATCTACTCGGCCCTGGACGCGATCCGGGACCGCTACCCCGCTCGGAACTATCCCGGCGCCCTGGCCCTGACGCTTCAGGAACCTCTTTTTCAGGCGGGAAGGCTCCTCCACAACCTGGGGGCCTATCTCGAGCGACTGCGCTATGAGACCGCCGGGGCGCCCCTCATTTTAGGCCCCCTAGGGCTGGCCTGGGGTTGGCGCCGAGTCCAGATAGCCGAGCGCCGTAGCCTCCTCGAGATGGCTTTCTACGCCGCGCTGTTTTCCGTGGTGAGTCTGCTCACGTTCTCCTGCTGCCTGCGCTTTGAAATGGGGGCCTATCCCTTCCTATATATAGCCCTGGCCCTGGGGCTCATCCAATTGTCCGGGAGCCTAGAGGTCCGTTGGCCGACTTTCCGCCCCGGCGCCCTTCTCCTCATTTTCTGCTTTTCGCTCCCGTTTCTCAGGCATTGGCGCTGGTACCAGGCCGAATGGGCCGAGAAATACTCCCGTCCCAATTACCCTCCCTATGGCCTGGCCTGGAAAGCCATCGAGGCCGAGGCCCGAAGCGCCGCGGCCCAGGGGAAAAGCATCGCGACCTATGGGCCCATGTGGGATTATTATCTGCCTAATGCCAAGCTCGTGCGCCTCTACCGGCAAAACAGCCTGGCTGATCTCGAGAATGCGGTGAAGAAAAGCCGCCCCGGACTTCTGATCATGGGCGGAATGTACCATGAGGGGGAAGAGGTCAAGCAATTCTTTCGAAAGGAACCCCTCCCGCGCTTGGGAGGAGCTTCTCTAAACAGAATCTACCCGACGGATTCGAGCGCGAAGACCCCTGTCAAAGTCTTCGCGTGCTCCTACCCGACGGCTCAAAAGTAGGATCCCAGGTCGAGCCAATCCCTGAGACGGCTGCCCCAGCGCCGGGAAGGACGCGGCAGCGACGCGGCGGCGCCCAACAGGCGCTGCCGCATGAGGCAAGCCTTGTCCCGAGCCTCGCGGCATAAGCGGGACCTAAGGGTGGAGATTTGGCGGGCTACGTCCATGCGATGTTTCTCCAGCTCTTTGAGGAGCTCCATCAAACTTCCCAGCTCGGCCTCTGAAATGCACCACTGGCCGAGGCCGCTTTCTTCCATGAAGCGCCTAATCTTGGGCAGGTCCCCCACCGCCACGACCGGACGGCCGGCCTGCAGCGCGAA
The nucleotide sequence above comes from Elusimicrobiota bacterium. Encoded proteins:
- a CDS encoding phytanoyl-CoA dioxygenase family protein encodes the protein MLAKVGSLIFSGRLFSVLRDYARRLRQGFLFEYHWRWGANAGSRRRWKDALRREAPVQARLIADLKARGVAMAPAAEVLGQEGAALLRDVESLAKAFASSPKVADRIARYQSDPKDSPGKDYIVKLLSDFEMLAPDHPLLRLGLSEPLLNVANGYLELFSKLKGANVWYTIPVDSERPRQNSQNWHRDPEDRRLVKAFYCLSDVGPASGPLEYIPGSRPGGPYAHLFPLAGGGGIYSYPDQARIEREVPPGARVSCECPAGTMVFCDTSGFHRGGYATKGERLLATWMYLTPATRFGRSFGLDRSRLDGGLSEAARRALE
- a CDS encoding methyltransferase domain-containing protein; the protein is MSPEKDGVYAPPREVASPEDCYFYHTIDLPRHGLQKGEWDLRGGEADYLGRCELKGKRVLEIGTANGYLCFYMERQGAEVVGYDLSENQSWDIVPYVHPKFDAKAIMEKRREHIKKTNNAWWLTRGLLGSKARVVHGTVYEVPEAIGPVDIVTFGSILLHVRDPFQAMCRAARLCRDTLIVTDVPSISRGWKRDLLRRFASPSAMEFLPRAEGRYPYETWWILPPELAAEFAKILGFPHVRITYHTQKYYRGDKHLYTMVARR
- a CDS encoding glycoside hydrolase family 99-like domain-containing protein, which gives rise to MPEPAIKAVAFYLPQFHPTPENDRWWGPGFTEWTNVARAVPLFPGHAHPRVPADLGYCDPRLPEVRQAQADLAREHGIHGFCYYHYWFHGKRLLERPFQEVLDSGRPDFPFCLCWANENWTRAWDGQSQECLMEQTYSERDDLEHIRWLARAFRDSRYIRVGGKPLFLVYRAGYLPDPRRTAELWRSECLKQGVGEIYLCSVESNYPAKYKSPLDMGFDGSVEHHPHGAFLGTPQRRGLFWSFLEKLRLSPKAYREHRLYDYSGYVARALDRPDPGYCRMPCVMPGWDNSPRRRQGAVILKGASPRIYEAWLAAVVRGLKARGSEAFVFINAWNEWAEGTCLEPDLRNGRAYLEATKRVLNGETP
- a CDS encoding 2OG-Fe(II) oxygenase; protein product: MSYPFFFEAEELQGLARRRQEEFRQAKPFPHLVVDNFLPEAFLEEVLEEFKAPGQIDWIRYKEKGQLKLQSNSEGQLGPNTRYLVYQLNSSTFLMFLRTLTGIEGLLPDPHLFGGGMHQIVRGGFLKIHADYSKHPKLNLDRRLNAIVYLNKGWKEEYGGQLELWSRDMSRCEKRVLPVFNRLVVFATADNSFHGHPDPLSCPEGWTRKSLALYYYSNGRPAGESAGGRATLWQSRPGEVLKEFPREQPLRNWRDAAKKFIPPIILDLRRAVIGKLGH